A section of the Marmota flaviventris isolate mMarFla1 chromosome 19, mMarFla1.hap1, whole genome shotgun sequence genome encodes:
- the Asphd1 gene encoding aspartate beta-hydroxylase domain-containing protein 1 translates to MWKGNCPGGDQEAAIEGPGGELGGPGNWGLEDAPDLLARASLPVMLPWPLPLASSALTLLLGALTSLFLWYCYRLGSQDIQALGAGSQAGGVSGGPRGCPEVGRPGPRSPGEPGEGPRAEGLVSRRLRAYARRYSWAGMGRVRRAAQGGPGLGGGPGILGIQRPGLFFLPDLPSAPFVPRDAQRHDVELLESSFPAILRDFGAVSWDFSGTTPLPRGWSPPLAPGCYQLLLYQAGRCQPSNCRRCPGAYRALRGLRSFMSANTFGNAGFSVLLPGARLEGRCGPTNARVRCHLGVKIPPGCELVVGGEPQCWAEGHCLLVDDSFLYTVAHNGSPEDGPRVVFIVDLWHPNVAGAERQALDFVFAPDP, encoded by the exons ATGTGGAAGGGAAACTGCCCAGGGGGGGACCAGGAAGCAGCCATTGAGGGGCCAGGTGGAGAGCTGGGGGGACCAGGAAACTGGGGTCTGGAAGATGCCCCAGACCTCTTGGCCAGGGCCTCCCTGCCTGTTATGCTTCCATGGCCTCTGCCCCTGGCCTCCTCAGCCCTTACCTTGCTCCTCGGAGCCCTCACTTCCCTGTTCCTCTGGTACTGCTACCGGCTCGGTTCCCAAGACATACAGGCTCTGGGGGCTGGGAGCCAGGCTGGAGGTGTTAGTGGTGGGCCTAGGGGATGCCCTGAGGTTGGCAGACCAGGCCCAAGGAGCCCTGGGGAGCCTGGAGAAGGACCCAGAGCAGAAGGCCTAGTGAGCCGTCGACTTCGGGCCTATGCCAGGCGCTACTCATGGGCTGGCATGGGTAGGGTGAGGCGGGCAGCTCAGGGTGGCCCAGGCCTCGGAGGAGGGCCAGGTATCCTGGGCATTCAGCGCCCAGGCCTGTTTTTTCTACCAGACCTGCCTTCAGCCCCCTTTGTGCCACGGGATGCCCAACGGCATGATGTGGAACTCTTAGAAAGCAGCTTCCCTGCCATTTTGCGGGACTTTGGGGCTGTGAGCTGGGACTTCTCAGGGACTACCCCTCTGCCTCGGGGCTGGTCCCCACCCCTAGCCCCTGGGTGCTACCAGCTCCTGCTGTACCAAGCAGGCCGGTGCCAACCCAGCAACTGCCGACGGTGCCCGGGAGCCTATAGGGCACTGAGAGGGCTGCGGAGCTTTATGAGTGCCAACACCTTCGGCAATGCTGGCTTTTCTGTCCTTCTACCTGGGGCCCGGCTCGAGGGCCGCTGTGGGCCCACCAACGCTCGGGTTAGATGCCATCTGG GTGTGAAGATCCCCCCTGGCTGTGAGCTGGTGGTTGGGGGTGAGCCCCAGTGCTGGGCTGAGGGGCACTGTCTCCTGGTGGATGACTCCTTCCTGTACACAGTGGCTCATAATG GTTCCCCTGAAGATGGGCCTAGAGTAGTCTTCATTGTGGACCTCTGGCACCCCAACGTGGCTGGGGCTGAACGTCAGGCCCTCGACTTTGTCTTCGCACCAGACCCTTGA